A window of Odocoileus virginianus isolate 20LAN1187 ecotype Illinois chromosome 22, Ovbor_1.2, whole genome shotgun sequence contains these coding sequences:
- the LOC110130038 gene encoding large ribosomal subunit protein uL22-like: MVHYSLDPENPTKSCKSRGSNLRVHFKNTCETAQAIKGMHIRKATKYLKYVTLKKQCVPFRHYNGGVGRCAQAKQWGWTQGRWPKKSAEFLLHMLKNAESNAERKVLDVDSLVIEHIQVNKAPKMRHRTYRAHGRINPYMSCPGHIEMILTEKEQIVPKPEEEVAQKKKISQKKLKKQKLMAWE; the protein is encoded by the coding sequence ATGGTGCACTATTCACTagacccagaaaaccccacaaaatcatgcaaatcaagaggttcaaatcttcgtgttcactttaagaacacttgtgaaactgcccaggccataaagggCATGCATATCcgaaaagccaccaagtatctgaaatatgtcactttaaagaagcagtGTGTGCCATTCCGTCATTACAACggtggagttggtaggtgtgcacaggccaaacagtggggctggacgcagggtcggtggcccaaaaagagtgctgaatttttactacacatgctcaaaaatgcagagagtaatgctgaacGTAAGGtcttagatgtagattctctggtcattgagcacatccaagtgaacaaagcccccaagatgcggcacaggacttacagagctcacgGTCGGATCAACCCCTACATGAGCTGTCCCGGCCACattgagatgatccttactgaaaaagaacagattgttcctaaaccagaggaggaggttgcacagaagaaaaagatatcccagaagaaactgaagaaacaaaaacttatggcctgggaataa